A genomic stretch from Thermomonospora umbrina includes:
- the pip gene encoding prolyl aminopeptidase gives MELRTFYPPIEPYDSGLLDVGEGNQIYWEVCGNPDGKPAVMLHGGPGGGCTPDHRRQFDPQAYRIVLFDQRNCGRSTPHAVDPNVSLESNTTWHLVADIERLREHLGIDDWLVFGGSWGSALALSYAQAHPERVGALVLRGIFMLRPFEVYWFYQEGASLMFPDAYEEYVSVIPEDERDDLVEAFAVRLASSDPEERVRAARAWSQWEATALTLRPRPELVEHFGETDYAVAFARIENHYMRHHGFLEPEQLLENVDRIRHIPAVIVQGRYDVCTPPATAWDLHRAWPEAEFHMVEDAGHAYDEPGILHRLIEATDRFAR, from the coding sequence ATGGAGCTGCGCACCTTTTATCCGCCGATCGAGCCGTACGACTCCGGACTGTTGGACGTCGGTGAGGGAAACCAGATCTACTGGGAGGTCTGTGGCAACCCGGACGGCAAGCCCGCGGTGATGCTGCACGGCGGGCCGGGCGGGGGGTGCACCCCCGACCACCGCCGACAGTTCGATCCGCAGGCGTACCGGATCGTGCTGTTCGACCAGCGTAACTGCGGACGGAGCACGCCGCACGCGGTCGACCCGAACGTGTCCCTGGAATCGAACACCACCTGGCATCTCGTCGCCGACATCGAACGGCTCCGCGAGCACCTCGGCATCGACGACTGGCTGGTGTTCGGCGGCTCGTGGGGCAGCGCGCTCGCCCTCTCCTACGCGCAGGCGCACCCCGAACGGGTCGGCGCACTGGTGCTGCGCGGCATCTTCATGCTGCGGCCGTTCGAGGTGTACTGGTTCTATCAGGAGGGCGCCTCGCTGATGTTCCCCGACGCGTACGAGGAGTACGTCTCGGTCATCCCGGAGGACGAGCGCGACGACCTGGTGGAGGCGTTCGCCGTCCGGCTCGCCTCGTCGGACCCTGAGGAGAGGGTGCGGGCGGCACGCGCGTGGTCCCAGTGGGAGGCGACCGCGCTGACGCTGCGGCCCCGGCCCGAGCTGGTCGAGCACTTCGGGGAGACCGACTACGCCGTCGCGTTCGCCCGCATCGAGAACCACTACATGCGGCACCACGGCTTCCTGGAGCCGGAGCAACTGCTGGAGAACGTCGACCGCATCCGCCATATCCCGGCCGTCATCGTCCAGGGCCGGTACGACGTCTGCACGCCGCCGGCCACCGCCTGGGACCTGCACCGGGCGTGGCCCGAGGCGGAGTTCCACATGGTCGAGGACGCCGGGCACGCGTACGACGAGCCCGGCATCCTGCATCGCCTCATCGAGGCCACCGACCGCTTCGCCCGCTGA
- a CDS encoding thiolase family protein: protein MDDGAAIAGLGMTELGRVYGRSPRRLAADAVRRAAADTGLGLGDLDGLVVSHGMGGSPGIELADSLGLRDLRMLTMMNSFGATAGAMVSYAAMSVISGAASAVACVFADTPLAPHRSAGSAYNQSAKEWYGFGGMTAALGFRSVNTVYALAAQRHMARYGTTSEQLGAIAVSTRDWATRNPLAQMREPITLADHQDSRWVAEPLHLLDCCLVSNGAVAVVVTSADRARDLARPPVHVWGWGQGHPGHRKERGSEFGLTTGAAISGPLAMKMAGVTVEDIDIAQLYDCYTYTVLVSLEDYGFCAKGEGGPFAASGALGPGGALPTNTGGGQLSAYYMWGMTPLSEAIIQARGDGGERQVARNDVLLVSGNGGILDHHSTLIVSPHRKGA from the coding sequence ATGGATGACGGGGCGGCGATCGCCGGGCTCGGCATGACCGAGCTGGGCAGGGTCTACGGGCGCAGCCCGCGTCGGCTGGCGGCCGACGCCGTGCGCCGCGCGGCCGCCGACACGGGGCTGGGTCTGGGCGACCTGGACGGGCTGGTGGTCAGCCATGGGATGGGCGGGTCCCCGGGGATCGAGCTGGCCGACTCCCTCGGCCTGCGCGACCTGCGGATGCTGACCATGATGAACTCCTTCGGCGCCACGGCCGGCGCGATGGTGTCGTACGCGGCCATGTCGGTGATCAGCGGGGCCGCGTCCGCCGTCGCCTGCGTGTTCGCCGACACACCGCTGGCGCCGCATCGTTCGGCCGGCAGCGCGTACAACCAGAGCGCCAAGGAGTGGTACGGCTTCGGCGGGATGACCGCCGCCCTCGGCTTCCGCAGCGTCAACACCGTGTACGCGCTGGCCGCCCAACGCCACATGGCCCGCTACGGCACCACCAGCGAGCAGCTCGGGGCGATCGCCGTGAGCACCCGCGACTGGGCGACCCGGAATCCCCTGGCGCAGATGCGCGAGCCCATCACCCTGGCCGACCACCAGGACTCCCGCTGGGTCGCCGAGCCGCTCCACCTGCTCGACTGCTGCCTGGTGTCCAACGGAGCCGTCGCCGTCGTGGTCACGAGCGCCGACCGGGCCCGCGACCTCGCCCGACCGCCCGTCCACGTGTGGGGATGGGGGCAGGGACATCCGGGGCACCGCAAGGAGCGCGGCAGCGAGTTCGGGCTGACGACGGGCGCGGCGATCTCGGGGCCGCTGGCGATGAAGATGGCGGGGGTCACGGTCGAGGACATCGACATCGCCCAGCTCTACGACTGCTACACGTACACGGTGCTGGTGTCGTTGGAGGACTACGGGTTCTGCGCCAAGGGCGAGGGCGGGCCGTTCGCCGCCTCCGGCGCCCTGGGTCCCGGCGGGGCGCTGCCGACCAACACCGGCGGGGGCCAACTGTCGGCCTACTACATGTGGGGCATGACGCCGCTGTCGGAGGCGATCATCCAGGCCCGCGGGGACGGCGGAGAGCGACAGGTCGCCCGGAACGACGTCCTGCTGGTCAGCGGCAACGGCGGCATCCTGGACCACCACTCCACCCTGATCGTCAGCCCGCACCGGAAGGGGGCCTGA
- a CDS encoding NUDIX domain-containing protein, translating to MSAGPEHDVRDRRESWEVVEVVERFQGRVVGVRSDRVRMPGSDGAEVVTRDVVTHPGSVGIVAVDDRDRILLIRQYRHPAGYLLWEVPAGLRDVPGEPLRALAERELLEEAGHRAAEWHTLVDIFSSPGMCDERIRVFLARGLTEVPADEIDFERVHEEADMPAVWVPLEEAVARVFRGDVHNPLAVTGILAVHAARATGYRHLRSADAPEG from the coding sequence GTGAGCGCCGGGCCGGAGCACGACGTGCGCGACCGCCGCGAGAGCTGGGAGGTCGTCGAGGTCGTCGAGCGCTTCCAGGGTCGGGTCGTCGGGGTGCGCAGCGACCGGGTGCGGATGCCCGGCTCGGACGGGGCGGAGGTCGTCACCCGTGACGTCGTCACCCATCCCGGCTCGGTCGGCATCGTCGCGGTCGACGACCGTGACCGGATCCTGCTGATCCGCCAGTACCGGCACCCCGCCGGGTACCTGCTGTGGGAGGTCCCGGCGGGTCTGCGGGACGTGCCGGGCGAGCCGCTCCGCGCACTGGCCGAGCGGGAGCTGCTGGAGGAGGCCGGCCACCGCGCCGCCGAGTGGCACACGCTGGTCGACATCTTCTCCTCGCCCGGCATGTGCGACGAACGGATCCGGGTGTTCCTGGCGCGCGGCCTCACCGAGGTCCCCGCCGACGAGATCGACTTCGAGCGCGTCCACGAGGAGGCCGACATGCCGGCGGTGTGGGTGCCGTTGGAGGAGGCCGTCGCCCGGGTGTTCCGCGGCGACGTCCACAACCCGCTGGCGGTCACCGGCATCCTCGCGGTGCACGCCGCCCGCGCCACCGGCTACCGCCACCTGCGCTCCGCCGACGCCCCGGAGGGCTGA
- a CDS encoding ParA family protein: MSDPRQALGPTGRPLPVFPEPEPLTEHGPARIVSVCNQKGGVGKTTTTINLGAALAEQGRRVLLVDFDPQGALSVGLGKGDPRQLEMTVHNLLLERNVGWEDIVIDTGVDGMDLLPSNIDLSGAEVQLVHEVGREYILAGVLKAAVPEYDFIMIDCQPSLGLLTINALAASDGVLVPLECEYFAMRGVALLMETIEKVQARINPELEIDGVLGTMYDSRTLHTREVLSRIVQAFGERVFHTVINRTVRFPDATVAGEPITYFDPSSMGANAYRALAKEVLMRWSLIG, from the coding sequence ATGAGCGATCCCCGACAGGCCCTCGGGCCCACGGGGCGGCCGCTGCCCGTGTTCCCCGAGCCCGAGCCGCTGACCGAGCACGGTCCGGCGCGCATCGTGTCGGTGTGCAACCAGAAGGGCGGGGTCGGCAAGACCACCACCACCATCAATCTGGGCGCCGCGCTGGCCGAACAGGGCCGCCGGGTGCTGCTGGTCGACTTCGATCCGCAGGGCGCGCTGTCCGTCGGCCTCGGCAAGGGCGACCCCCGCCAGTTGGAGATGACGGTCCACAACCTCCTGCTGGAGCGCAACGTCGGCTGGGAGGACATCGTCATCGACACCGGTGTCGACGGCATGGACCTGCTCCCCAGCAACATCGACCTGTCGGGCGCGGAGGTCCAGCTCGTCCACGAGGTCGGCCGCGAGTACATCCTCGCCGGGGTGCTCAAGGCGGCGGTGCCGGAGTACGACTTCATCATGATCGACTGCCAGCCCTCCCTGGGCCTGCTGACGATCAACGCGCTGGCCGCCAGCGACGGCGTGCTGGTCCCGCTGGAGTGCGAGTACTTCGCCATGCGGGGTGTCGCGCTGCTGATGGAGACCATCGAGAAGGTGCAGGCGCGCATCAACCCCGAGCTGGAGATCGACGGGGTGCTGGGCACCATGTACGACTCGCGGACCCTGCACACCCGAGAGGTCCTGAGCCGGATCGTGCAGGCCTTCGGCGAACGGGTGTTCCACACCGTGATCAACCGGACCGTGCGCTTCCCCGACGCCACCGTGGCCGGGGAGCCGATCACCTACTTCGACCCCTCCTCGATGGGCGCCAACGCCTACCGCGCGCTCGCCAAGGAGGTCCTGATGAGGTGGAGTCTGATCGGCTGA
- a CDS encoding prephenate dehydrogenase — protein MKEDLAARRIIVIGTGLIGTSIALAMRGRGAEVLLSDRDASSLDLAVELGAGTALPEGGSVGRADLAVLAVPPAAVAPVLLDAQKRDLAAVYTDVASVKALPLAEAAELGCDLDSFVAGHPLAGSERSGPAAARADLFLGRTWALCPGDGTDPAALDLVRSLAVACGAKPLVVEAARHDRAVALVSHAPHVVSAAVAARLRGADDVALGLAGQGVRDVTRIAASDPGLWVGILSANAGPVAEVLDEVATDLAVAAALLRDGGEDAMDHVVDLLTQGNTGRSRIPGKHGGRQSRYAVVPVVIPDRPGELALLFQAAGVAGVNIEDVVIEHSPGLAVGVVQLSVEPAAAGRLAEELRARGWSVPG, from the coding sequence GTGAAAGAGGACCTGGCGGCACGGCGGATCATCGTCATCGGGACGGGACTGATCGGCACCTCGATCGCGCTGGCGATGCGCGGGCGCGGGGCCGAGGTGCTGCTGTCGGACCGGGACGCCTCCTCGCTCGACCTCGCCGTCGAGCTCGGCGCGGGCACCGCCCTGCCCGAGGGAGGTTCCGTCGGACGGGCGGATCTCGCCGTGCTGGCCGTCCCCCCGGCCGCCGTGGCCCCGGTGCTGCTCGACGCCCAGAAGCGCGACCTGGCCGCCGTGTACACCGACGTGGCCAGCGTGAAGGCGCTGCCGCTGGCCGAGGCCGCCGAGCTGGGCTGCGACCTGGACTCGTTCGTGGCCGGGCACCCGTTGGCGGGCAGCGAGCGGTCGGGCCCCGCCGCCGCCCGCGCCGACCTGTTCCTGGGCCGCACCTGGGCGCTGTGCCCCGGCGACGGCACCGACCCCGCGGCCCTGGACCTGGTCCGCTCCCTGGCCGTCGCCTGCGGCGCCAAGCCCCTGGTCGTCGAGGCGGCGCGGCACGACCGCGCCGTCGCCCTGGTCTCGCACGCGCCGCACGTGGTGTCGGCCGCCGTGGCCGCCCGACTGCGCGGGGCCGACGACGTCGCCCTCGGTCTGGCGGGCCAGGGCGTTCGCGACGTCACCCGGATCGCCGCCTCCGACCCGGGCCTGTGGGTCGGCATCCTGTCCGCCAACGCCGGGCCGGTCGCCGAGGTCCTCGACGAGGTCGCCACCGACCTGGCGGTGGCCGCCGCCCTGCTCCGCGACGGCGGCGAGGACGCCATGGACCACGTGGTGGACCTGCTGACCCAGGGCAACACCGGGCGCTCCCGCATCCCCGGCAAGCACGGCGGCCGGCAGTCCCGGTACGCGGTCGTCCCGGTGGTCATCCCGGACCGGCCGGGCGAGCTGGCCCTGCTGTTCCAGGCGGCCGGGGTCGCCGGGGTCAACATCGAGGACGTGGTCATCGAGCACTCGCCCGGCCTGGCCGTCGGCGTGGTCCAGCTCTCCGTCGAGCCCGCCGCCGCCGGCCGCCTGGCCGAGGAGCTCCGCGCCCGGGGCTGGTCCGTTCCGGGCTGA
- a CDS encoding pseudouridine synthase, whose product MNTDHDNEGVRLQKVLAEAGVDSRRNCERLIAEGRVRVDGEVVSWFGARVDPERAVIHVDGLRVETRSDMRYYAVNKPLGVVSTMSDERGRKSLADYVDVPERLFHVGRLDTDTEGLILLTNDGELAHRLTHPSYGVEKVYLAEVIGPIPRDLGRRLRAGISLEDGIAKADRFKLVEQLGKRALVEVTLHEGRKHIVRRMLKEAGFPVQKLARTQFGPIRLGQLKSGGLRALSMKEIGELYKAVGL is encoded by the coding sequence GTGAACACCGACCACGACAATGAGGGCGTACGGCTGCAGAAGGTCCTGGCCGAGGCCGGGGTGGACAGCCGCCGCAACTGCGAGAGGCTCATCGCCGAGGGGCGCGTGCGGGTCGACGGCGAGGTGGTGTCCTGGTTCGGTGCCAGGGTCGATCCCGAGCGGGCCGTCATCCACGTCGACGGCCTGCGCGTGGAGACCCGCTCGGACATGCGGTACTACGCCGTCAACAAGCCGCTGGGCGTGGTCAGCACCATGTCCGACGAGCGGGGCCGCAAGTCGCTGGCCGACTACGTGGACGTGCCGGAGCGGCTCTTCCACGTGGGCCGGCTGGACACCGACACCGAGGGCCTGATCCTGCTCACCAACGACGGCGAGCTGGCGCACCGCCTGACCCACCCCAGCTACGGCGTCGAGAAGGTCTACCTCGCCGAGGTCATCGGGCCCATCCCGCGCGACCTGGGCAGGCGGCTGCGGGCCGGGATCTCTCTGGAGGACGGGATCGCCAAGGCCGACCGGTTCAAGCTGGTCGAGCAGCTCGGCAAGCGGGCGCTGGTCGAGGTGACGCTGCACGAGGGCCGCAAGCACATCGTGCGGCGCATGCTCAAGGAGGCGGGCTTCCCGGTGCAGAAGCTGGCCCGGACCCAATTCGGCCCGATCCGGCTGGGCCAATTGAAGTCCGGCGGGCTGCGCGCGCTGAGCATGAAGGAGATCGGCGAGCTGTACAAGGCCGTCGGGCTCTGA
- the scpB gene encoding SMC-Scp complex subunit ScpB, whose product MDEPVDEPTEPGLRASIEAILLVVDEPVAEVTLAQILERPRREVADALRALAAEYTAQGRGFDLREIAGGWRFYTRESCAPVVERFVTDGQQARLTSAALETLAVVAYRQPVSRARVSAIRGVNSDGVIRTLTLRGLIEEAGQDPESQAHLYRTTGYFLERLGLRDLDELPDLAPYLPDDLPDDIIEEKST is encoded by the coding sequence ATGGATGAGCCGGTGGACGAGCCCACCGAGCCGGGGCTGCGCGCCTCGATCGAGGCGATCCTGCTGGTGGTGGACGAGCCGGTGGCCGAGGTGACGCTGGCGCAGATCCTGGAGCGGCCCCGCCGGGAGGTCGCCGACGCGCTGCGGGCGCTGGCCGCCGAGTACACCGCCCAGGGCCGCGGGTTCGACCTGCGCGAGATCGCCGGCGGCTGGCGGTTCTACACCCGGGAGAGCTGCGCGCCCGTGGTGGAGCGGTTCGTCACCGACGGGCAGCAGGCCCGGCTGACGTCCGCCGCGCTGGAGACCCTCGCCGTGGTGGCCTACCGGCAGCCGGTGAGCCGGGCCCGGGTCTCGGCCATCCGCGGCGTCAACAGCGACGGGGTGATCCGCACCCTGACCCTCCGGGGCCTGATCGAGGAGGCCGGCCAGGACCCCGAGTCGCAGGCCCATCTCTACCGGACCACCGGGTACTTCCTGGAGCGGCTGGGCCTGCGGGACCTGGACGAGCTGCCCGACCTGGCGCCCTACCTCCCGGACGACCTTCCCGACGACATCATCGAGGAAAAGAGCACGTGA
- a CDS encoding segregation and condensation protein A, whose protein sequence is MKHAVPDQHAPQTGAPQAAETAPAEPGGFQVHLDNFEGPFDLLLGLISKHKLDITEVSLHRVTDEFIAHIRSMGPDWELDQASHFLLVAATLLDLKAARLLPSGEVDDEEDLALLEARDLLFARLLQYRAYKEVAGFLASRMAEESRRFPRTVPMEPRFAGMLPEVLLGLGPTEFARLAAMALTPKGPPPGVSVEHMYQPKASVREQAALVVAMLRRMRRATFRALTADAQGTFEIVARFLALLELYRERAVTFEQIEPLGELHVTWTGADDGDVAVDDDYEGSPQPADEDGRDDDG, encoded by the coding sequence GTGAAGCACGCCGTCCCCGACCAGCACGCCCCGCAGACCGGCGCCCCGCAGGCCGCCGAGACGGCGCCGGCGGAGCCCGGGGGCTTCCAGGTCCATCTGGACAACTTCGAGGGCCCCTTCGATCTGCTGCTGGGGCTGATCTCCAAGCACAAGCTCGACATCACCGAGGTGTCCCTGCACCGGGTGACCGACGAGTTCATCGCCCACATCCGTTCCATGGGCCCGGACTGGGAGCTGGACCAGGCCAGCCACTTCCTGCTGGTCGCGGCGACCCTGCTGGACCTGAAGGCGGCGCGGCTGCTGCCCTCCGGCGAGGTGGACGACGAGGAGGACCTGGCGCTGCTGGAGGCCCGCGACCTGCTGTTCGCGCGGCTGCTGCAGTACCGCGCCTACAAGGAGGTCGCCGGATTCCTCGCGTCGCGGATGGCCGAGGAGTCCAGGCGCTTCCCCCGCACGGTCCCGATGGAGCCCCGGTTCGCCGGGATGCTGCCGGAGGTGCTGCTGGGGCTGGGCCCGACCGAGTTCGCCCGGTTGGCCGCCATGGCGTTGACGCCCAAGGGCCCCCCGCCCGGCGTGTCGGTCGAGCACATGTACCAGCCGAAGGCCAGCGTCCGGGAGCAGGCGGCCCTCGTCGTGGCGATGCTGCGCCGGATGCGGCGGGCGACCTTCCGGGCGCTCACCGCCGACGCCCAGGGCACGTTCGAGATCGTCGCGCGGTTCCTGGCGCTGCTGGAGCTGTACCGGGAGCGGGCGGTCACGTTCGAGCAGATCGAGCCCCTCGGGGAGCTGCACGTGACGTGGACGGGCGCCGACGACGGCGACGTGGCGGTCGACGACGACTACGAGGGCTCCCCGCAGCCCGCGGACGAGGACGGGCGTGACGACGATGGATGA
- a CDS encoding Zn-ribbon domain-containing OB-fold protein: MSDPMAVGILRRDGRTDPFFDGAAEDRLVIKRCAPCDRWFAPDQVACDGCDDEEMSWAEATGEAALVTWTVTHGRPAEDGSAPPPAHLALVELAEGPWLHARLDGVRPASLREGLALRAVFVHPEEGESYLLFRPA; this comes from the coding sequence ATGTCCGACCCGATGGCCGTGGGGATCCTGCGCAGGGACGGCCGGACCGACCCGTTCTTCGACGGGGCCGCCGAGGACCGGCTGGTGATCAAACGCTGCGCGCCGTGCGACCGGTGGTTCGCGCCCGACCAGGTCGCCTGCGACGGATGCGACGACGAGGAGATGTCCTGGGCCGAGGCGACCGGCGAGGCCGCCCTGGTGACCTGGACGGTGACGCACGGACGCCCGGCCGAGGACGGGAGCGCGCCGCCGCCCGCCCACCTCGCCCTGGTGGAGCTGGCCGAGGGACCGTGGCTGCACGCGCGCCTGGACGGGGTGCGCCCGGCCTCGCTGCGCGAGGGGCTGGCCTTGCGGGCGGTGTTCGTTCATCCGGAGGAGGGCGAGTCGTACCTCCTGTTCCGGCCGGCCTGA
- the aroH gene encoding chorismate mutase, producing the protein MAVRAIRGATQVDADEREQILDATTELVTEVMSRNGLSTEDVISVLFTATPDLKAEFPALAARKLGFHEVPLLCASELDVPHALPRVIRLMAHIETDKPRSAMQHVYLRGATALRLDIAQ; encoded by the coding sequence GTGGCGGTACGCGCGATCCGGGGGGCGACCCAGGTGGACGCCGACGAGCGCGAGCAGATCCTCGACGCGACGACGGAGCTGGTCACCGAGGTCATGAGCCGCAACGGGCTGTCCACCGAGGACGTCATCAGCGTGCTCTTCACGGCCACACCCGACCTCAAGGCGGAGTTCCCCGCGCTGGCCGCCCGCAAGCTCGGCTTCCACGAGGTGCCGCTGCTGTGCGCGAGCGAGCTGGACGTGCCGCACGCGCTGCCCCGGGTGATCCGGCTGATGGCCCACATCGAGACCGACAAGCCCAGGTCGGCGATGCAGCACGTCTACCTGCGCGGTGCCACGGCGCTGCGCCTGGACATCGCCCAGTAG
- a CDS encoding tyrosine recombinase — protein sequence MTAEFSLETAVGGYLEHLAAERGLAPNTLSSYRRDLNRYVRALEARGRRVIGEVVEADVLDHLVALRTGEAGRAPLSARSAARAVAAVRGLHRFAVRAGMAAADPAEDVRPPASPRRRPKAISVADVERLLAAAAPGETPRDLRDRALLELLYGSGVRISEAVGLDVDDLDLIDGVVRVAGAGGRIREVPVGGHAGLAGELYLARARPALARGGGGGGPALFLNARGGRLSRQGAWMVLRAAAERARLAGVSPHTLRHSFATHLLDGGADARVVRHLLGHASATTAQVRAPLTAGPLREAYTTAHPRAGRPG from the coding sequence GTGACGGCGGAGTTCTCACTGGAGACGGCCGTGGGCGGCTATCTGGAGCACCTGGCCGCCGAACGCGGGCTGGCGCCCAACACGCTCAGCTCGTACCGCCGCGACCTGAACCGGTACGTGCGGGCGCTGGAGGCCCGAGGCAGGCGGGTGATCGGCGAGGTGGTCGAGGCGGACGTGCTCGACCACCTGGTGGCGCTGCGGACGGGCGAGGCGGGTCGCGCGCCGCTGTCGGCGCGGTCGGCCGCCCGCGCGGTGGCCGCCGTCCGCGGGCTGCACCGGTTCGCCGTGCGCGCGGGCATGGCCGCCGCGGACCCGGCCGAGGACGTCCGACCGCCCGCGTCCCCGCGCCGGCGGCCCAAGGCGATCTCCGTCGCCGACGTGGAACGTCTGCTCGCCGCCGCCGCGCCCGGCGAGACCCCGCGCGACCTGCGCGACCGGGCCCTGCTCGAGCTCCTGTACGGGTCGGGGGTGCGGATCTCCGAGGCCGTCGGGCTGGACGTGGACGACCTCGACCTCATCGACGGCGTCGTCCGGGTCGCCGGCGCCGGCGGCCGGATCCGGGAGGTGCCGGTCGGCGGGCACGCCGGACTCGCCGGCGAGCTGTACCTCGCGCGGGCCCGGCCGGCCCTCGCCCGGGGCGGCGGCGGAGGCGGGCCGGCGCTGTTCCTCAACGCCCGCGGCGGGCGGCTGTCCCGACAAGGCGCCTGGATGGTGTTGCGCGCCGCCGCCGAAAGGGCCAGGCTGGCCGGTGTCTCCCCGCACACGCTCCGGCACTCGTTCGCCACCCATCTGCTGGACGGCGGGGCGGACGCGCGGGTGGTGCGGCACCTGCTCGGGCATGCCTCGGCGACCACGGCCCAGGTGCGCGCGCCGCTCACCGCCGGGCCGCTGCGGGAGGCGTACACGACGGCGCATCCCCGTGCCGGCCGCCCGGGGTAA
- a CDS encoding CTP synthase translates to MPSAATGSQRPTKHLFVTGGVASSLGKGLTASSLGRLLTLRGLKVTMQKLDPYLNVDPGTMNPFQHGEVFVTDDGAETDLDIGHYERFLDTELHGSANVTTGQVYSNVIAKERRGEYLGDTVQVIPHITNEIKDRIRGMAEPGVDVVITEVGGTVGDIESLPFLESVRQIRHEIGRDNCFFLHVSLLPYIGPSGELKTKPTQHSVAALRSIGIQPDAIVCRSDRPITEGLKHKISLMCDVDREAVVSAVDAASIYDIPKVLHAEGLDAYVVQRLGLPFRDVDWGGWDELLRRVHRPARHVTIAMVGKYIDLPDAYLSVTEALRHGGFGNDAKVDIRWVKSDECATPAGARRAMDGVDGVLIPGGFGVRGIEGKIGAVRHARENGVPLLGICLGLQCMVIEAARSLAGLTDAGSAEFSEDTLHPVIATMADQVDVVAGDRDMGGTMRLGLYPAELAEGSVVRGLYGAAKAEERHRHRYEVNNLYRDQLEKSGLRFSGLSPDGRLVEYVELPPETHPFFVGTQAHPEFRSRPTRPHPLFAGLVAAAIDFAAARGGADPVVAP, encoded by the coding sequence TTGCCTTCGGCAGCCACGGGTAGTCAACGTCCTACCAAGCATCTCTTCGTCACCGGCGGTGTCGCCTCCAGCCTCGGCAAGGGCTTGACGGCGTCCAGCCTGGGGCGGCTTCTGACCCTGCGGGGCCTCAAGGTCACCATGCAGAAGCTGGACCCCTATCTCAACGTCGACCCCGGGACGATGAACCCGTTCCAGCACGGTGAGGTGTTCGTCACCGACGACGGCGCCGAGACCGACCTGGACATCGGGCACTACGAACGGTTCCTGGACACCGAGCTGCACGGCTCGGCCAACGTCACCACCGGTCAGGTCTACTCCAACGTGATCGCCAAGGAGCGGCGCGGGGAGTACCTCGGCGACACCGTCCAGGTCATCCCGCACATCACCAACGAGATCAAGGACCGCATCCGGGGCATGGCCGAGCCCGGCGTGGACGTGGTGATCACCGAGGTCGGGGGGACGGTCGGCGACATCGAGTCGCTGCCGTTCCTGGAGTCGGTCCGGCAGATCCGGCACGAGATCGGCCGCGACAACTGCTTCTTCCTGCACGTGTCGCTGCTGCCGTACATCGGCCCGTCCGGGGAGCTGAAGACCAAGCCGACCCAGCACTCGGTGGCGGCGCTGCGCAGCATCGGCATCCAGCCCGACGCGATCGTGTGCCGTTCCGACCGGCCGATCACCGAGGGCCTCAAGCACAAGATCAGCCTGATGTGCGACGTGGACCGGGAGGCGGTCGTGTCCGCCGTGGACGCGGCCAGCATCTACGACATCCCCAAGGTCCTGCACGCCGAGGGCCTGGACGCGTACGTGGTGCAGCGGCTGGGGCTGCCGTTCCGCGACGTCGACTGGGGCGGCTGGGACGAGTTGCTGCGCCGGGTCCACCGGCCCGCCCGGCACGTCACCATCGCCATGGTCGGCAAGTACATCGACCTGCCCGACGCGTACCTGTCGGTGACGGAGGCGCTGCGGCACGGCGGGTTCGGCAACGACGCCAAGGTCGACATCCGCTGGGTGAAGAGCGACGAGTGCGCCACCCCGGCGGGCGCCCGCCGGGCGATGGACGGCGTGGACGGGGTGCTGATCCCCGGCGGGTTCGGGGTCCGCGGCATCGAGGGCAAGATCGGCGCGGTCCGGCACGCCCGCGAGAACGGCGTCCCGCTCCTCGGCATCTGTCTGGGTCTCCAATGCATGGTGATCGAGGCGGCGCGGTCGCTGGCCGGGCTGACCGACGCGGGCAGCGCCGAGTTCAGCGAGGACACCCTGCACCCGGTGATCGCCACCATGGCCGACCAGGTCGACGTGGTGGCCGGCGACCGCGACATGGGCGGCACGATGCGGCTGGGCCTGTACCCGGCCGAGCTGGCCGAGGGCTCGGTGGTCCGCGGGCTGTACGGGGCCGCCAAGGCCGAGGAACGGCACCGGCACCGCTACGAGGTCAACAACCTCTACCGCGATCAACTGGAGAAGTCGGGCCTGCGGTTCAGTGGGCTCTCGCCGGACGGCCGGCTGGTCGAGTACGTCGAGCTGCCCCCCGAGACGCACCCGTTCTTCGTCGGCACCCAGGCGCATCCGGAGTTCCGCTCCCGGCCGACCCGCCCGCATCCGCTGTTCGCCGGGCTGGTCGCGGCGGCGATCGACTTCGCCGCCGCGCGCGGCGGGGCCGACCCGGTCGTCGCCCCGTGA